In Carassius auratus strain Wakin unplaced genomic scaffold, ASM336829v1 scaf_tig00017160, whole genome shotgun sequence, a single genomic region encodes these proteins:
- the LOC113075560 gene encoding uncharacterized protein LOC113075560 — protein MVKSALIHPTSPKEAGSLSDQCMTAPSPKKMKCQSKETNTSSGDKTFIQSMPSPKQERKTYNKKQYCLYCSKPYSKMARHLEFVHRNEVGVVKAVAFPKHSKERRVQLNLLRKRGNFAHNTDVVRQGHGEMIACYRPKNSQRANEFIHCIYCQGLYNKRSLWKHIKNCPLKPINEDAQGRKRVRSLCALNTPVGLEVSKGFKKVLSFMNYDEVSRVVHTDRCIMQLGEHMFNRMGSDQGRLPH, from the exons ATGGTCAAAAGTGCTTTGATACATCCAACATCTCCCAAAGAGGCAGGTAGTTTATCTGATCAATGTATGACCGCACCATCACCTAAAAAGATGAAATGCCAATCTAAAGAGACAAACACCTCGTCTGGTGATAAGACTTTTATTCAGTCAATGCCATCACCTAAGCAGGAACGCAAGACGTACAACAAAAAGCAGTATTGCCTTTATTGCTCTAAGCCATATTCAAAAATGGCCAGACACCTTGAATTTGTCCATCGCAACGAAGTGGGGGTTGTAAAGGCAGTAGCATTTCCAAAACATTCCAAAGAAAGACGAGTCCAGTTAAACCTCCTTAGAAAAAGGGGCAACTTTGCCCACAACACCGATGTGGTGAGACAAGGACATGGGGAGATGATTGCCTGCTACCGTCCAAAAAATAGTCAAAGAGCCAATGAATTTATTCACTGCATTTACTGCCAAGGGCTTTATAACAAGCGTAGCCTTTGGAAACATATCAAAAACTGTCCCCTGAAACCAATAAATGAGGATGCCCAGGGCAGGAAAAGAGTTCGATCCCTGTGTGCTCTAAACACACCAGTGGGCTTAGAAGTGAGCAAAGGATTCAAGAAAGTACTCTCCTTTATGAACTATGATGAAGTTTCGCGTGTAGTTCATACTGACAGATGCATCATGCAGCTGGGGGAGCACATGTTCAACAGGATGGGGTCTGAT CAAGGAAGATTACCCCACTGA